GGATGGAACGAGGCCGGTTGCTGTTCCGGTCAGCCCGCAGGCCCGGCCTGTGCCGTCGTCCGCCAGGGAGAACGGATTGAATCCATCGTTCAGCGCCACGATGCCCTCCGTCGCCACGCGCGACTTCGCGCCGATGCTTTCGCCTGCTGACGACAGCGTCCGCGCCTTCGACCTGCTTGCCGACCTCGCGCGCGATTTGCGACCGGGGGTGATCTTTCCGATCTGTTTCGACGCACTGCTGTGCGTGCGGCAGACCTTGCGCGCGCCCGAGGTGACGACGCCCCATCTGGCAGGCGCGGCGCGGGTCGATCCGCTGCTGTGTGCGCGGCTGCTCAGGCGCGCGAACCGCGGTCGGCGTGCCGAGCCGGTGACCGGCGTGCGCGATGCGCTGGCCAGGCTGGGCGCGGACCGGGCGCAGCGCGTGGCGCGTGCGGTGTCCTGTGGCCAGATCGGCTGTGCGCGGCAGCTTTCGCACGTCGACGAACTGTCGCGTCGGCTGTGGCTGCACACGCTGCGTACGGCGGCCGGCGCCTTCGTGCTGGCGCGCCGGCTCACGTCACTCGATCCGGACGAGGCGATGACGGCAGGGCTGCTGCACGACATCGGTGCCTTCTACCTGCTGGACCGCCTGGCGCGGCGCCCGTCGGCGGCGTTCGACGCGCAGGACATCAATGCGCTCATCCTCGAATGGCACGAAAGCGTGGGCGAATCGCTGCTGCAGTCGTTGGGCGTGCCCGAGGTGCTGATCGATGCGATGCGCGATCACGAACAGCCGCGCGCAAGCACCGGCATGCCGCGCTCGCTGTCGGATCTGGTGTTCACCGCCAGCGTGC
The window above is part of the Methyloversatilis discipulorum genome. Proteins encoded here:
- a CDS encoding HDOD domain-containing protein, with the translated sequence MNPSFSATMPSVATRDFAPMLSPADDSVRAFDLLADLARDLRPGVIFPICFDALLCVRQTLRAPEVTTPHLAGAARVDPLLCARLLRRANRGRRAEPVTGVRDALARLGADRAQRVARAVSCGQIGCARQLSHVDELSRRLWLHTLRTAAGAFVLARRLTSLDPDEAMTAGLLHDIGAFYLLDRLARRPSAAFDAQDINALILEWHESVGESLLQSLGVPEVLIDAMRDHEQPRASTGMPRSLSDLVFTASVLAGGATELYDDPVCHVSQRPAPTRERFAGLLPEIEQVYGVLRRGAMQG